A genomic stretch from Solanum stenotomum isolate F172 chromosome 8, ASM1918654v1, whole genome shotgun sequence includes:
- the LOC125872339 gene encoding NAC domain-containing protein 1-like encodes MSGEDEEWKQQIPPGFKFCPSDEEILQYYLLRHVTGNYIPPGIIPQVDLYECNPDHLPGVNMDGEYTYFFTKRDRKYVNGKKNTARVTRDGRGYWKSTSKKTTVFAQDGSELGKKTTLKYHFKNSADGKVDIPAEWIMHEYVISNKLVYPSKSSKEDEYYEDIAACRIYKKKSEIKEQRNLINSLIGPNFFTTDHSNGEPQPSLKRKFETLITSDQPHDTTMNMKYLCDSHAALILDGMRTTYEIGQTSNTKSVPPEIGQTSNTNPTPSEIGQTSYTNLTLLEIGQTSNTNSTPPQDNIVLTGEGVYVGPTDQASSNIYQNHRNEGKIEGTNLDFDLDGLDDILLNRSPPDESFEKYWQSLGI; translated from the exons ATGtctggagaagatgaagaatggAAGCAACAAATCCCACCGGGTTTCAAGTTTTGTCCTTCTGATGAAGAGATACTACAATATTATCTTCTTCGTCATGTCACCGGAAACTATATCCCGCCCGGAATAATACCTCAAGTTGATCTCTACGAATGTAACCCTGATCACCTTCCAG GAGTTAATATGGACGGGGAGTATACGTACTTCTTCACAAAGAGAGATCGAAAATAtgtaaatggaaaaaaaaatactgcTCGGGTTACAAGAGACGGAAGAGGATATTGGAAATCAACAAGCAAAAAAACTACAGTATTTGCTCAAGATGGCTCTGAGTTGGGTAAAAAGACCACacttaaatatcattttaaaaactCAGCAGACGGTAAAGTGGATATTCCTGCAGAATGGATAATGCACGAGTATGTAATTTCTAACAAGCTCGTCTATCCctcaaaatcatcaaaagaggACGAATAT TACGAGGATATTGCAGCCTGCagaatttataagaaaaaatcaGAAATCAAAGAGCAAAGGAACTTGATTAATTCTTTAATTGGGCCCAATTTCTTCACGACTGATCATAGCAATGGAGAACCACAACCATCACTAAAGCGAAAATTCGAAACCCTAATCACATCTGATCAGCCACATGATACAACAATGAATATGAAATATCTATGTGATAGCCATGCTGCATTAATATTGGATGGTATGAGAACCACTTACGAGATTGGCCAAACATCAAATACTAAGTCAGTACCACCTGAGATTGGCCAAACATCAAATACTAACCCAACACCATCCGAGATTGGCCAAACGTCATATACTAACCTAACACTACTCGAGATTGGCCAAACATCAAATA CTAATTCAACGCCACCTCAGGACAATATTGTGCTAACGGGAGAAGGGGTGTATGTGGGTCCTACTGATCAAGCCTCGTCGAATATTTACCAAAATCACAGAAATGAAGGGAAAATTGAAGGAACTAatcttgattttgatttggaTGGATTGGATGACATATTACTCAATAGGTCACCCCCAGATGAGTCATTTGAGAAATACTGGCAATCTCTTGGAATTTGA
- the LOC125872331 gene encoding uncharacterized protein LOC125872331, which yields MWATSCRLVVSGISRRSTRIAYCGLFALSLIVSWILREVAVFLMEKIPGINSFHTTLSREWFETDVVLQVCLGNFLFFTILAILMIGVKSRKVHVTVCIMVVG from the exons ATGTGGGCAACTTCTTGCCGGTTGGTGGTGTCAGGGATAAGCCGGCGTTCAACTAGGATTGCATACTGTGGACTTTTTGCTCTCTCACTCATTGTGTCCTGGATTCTTAGGGAGGTTGCTGTTTTTCTCATGGAGAAAATCCCAG GGATTAATAGCTTTCATACGACACTAAGCAGGGAGTGGTTTGAAACAGATGTTGTACTGCAAGTTTGCCTGGGGAACTTTCTCTTTTTCACTATTTTGGCAATCTTGATGATTGGTGTAAAGAGCAGAAAGGTCCACGTGACGGTGTGCATTATGGTGGTTGGATGA